The following DNA comes from Acetobacter oryzifermentans.
CAATCATCTGCTCAGCATCCGCTATACGGGTTCTTATGATCAGTCTGGCAATTATCGGGGGGGTGCGGGCATGGGCACCGTGCACTCCACCAATTACCTGACCTATAATCACGCCGTAACGGTGGGCCTGCACAAGGGCAACCATCTGGTGGCCATTACCGTGGGGCAGCAGGATACCCCGCGTGAGGGCTTTGCCAACCAGTATATGGACATGACCAACAACCGCTCCACCTTTGTAAACGGCAAATATACCGGATCATTTGACTGGGGCACGTTTGAAGCCCGTGGCTACTGGCAGCGCATTACCCACGCCATGGACATGCTGGCGGACAAGGGCGGCCATTCCGCCACCACCGGCATGCCCATGAACAATGACTCCCGTCTGGCGGGTTATTCGCTCAAGGCCACCATACCGCTGGGGCGTTTCCACACGCTCAAACTGGGCAGCGGGTTTGACCATGTGGGGTTGAATGACTGGTGGCCCCCGCTGCAAGGTAGCATGATGATGGGGCCAGATACCTACCACAACATCAATAACGGCCACCGCGATCGGCTGGGCCATTACGCCGAGTGGGAAGCCCACTGGACGCCCCGCGTTTCCACCTTGCTGGGGTTCCGCAATGATCTGATCATGATGAACACGGGAAACGTAGCTCCCTATTCATGGACCGGCATGATGAACATGACGGATGCCATGGCGGCCCGCGCCTTCAACGCCCGCAACCGGGAGCGGACGGATGTGAACTTTGATGTCACCGCCATGGCCCGCTGGAAGGTAACAGACAGCTTTACGCTGGAAGGCGGCTACGCCCGTAAATCCCGCGCGCCCAACCTGTATGAACGCTATGCGTGGGGCCGTGGCACCATGTCTTCCAGCATGATCGGCTGGTTTGGCGATGGTAACGGCTATGTGGGCAACGTGGATCTGAAGTCAGAAATCGCTAACACGGCCAGCGTGACGCTGGACTGGCATGACCCCACTGCCGCCAACAGATGGGGCCTGACGGTGCAGCCCTATTACAGCTACGTGCGCAATTACATCAACGTGGTGCAGTTGAGCACCTTCTCCAACGGGCACCATCTGCTGCAATTTGCCAATCACAACGCTCAGACCTACGGCATTAACGCCTCTGGCCATTACACGTTGTGGGACACGGCGCAATATGGCAAGGGTGAAGTCACCGGTGTGCTCAACTGGGTGCGTGGGCAGGATGAGGTCACGCATTCCGGCCTGTACCACATGATGCCGCTTAACGGTACGGTGGCGGTGCATGAAACGGTGGGACACTGGACAGGCCGGGTGGAGATGAACTTTGTCAAACCCAAGGACACGGTGGACTGGCTACGTGGCGAACCCCGCACTGCAGGCTACGCCCTGCTGAACCTTGGCGGCAGCTACACGTGGAAGATGCTAACGCTGGATGCCGGAATTGATAACGTGCTCAACCAGCCCTACTATCTGCCGCTGGGTGGTCTCTCTCTGGGCGATACACGCTATATTGGCACCACTCGTGCTCTGCCGGGCATGGGTCGCTCCTTCAATATAAGCCTTTCCGCCACGTTTTAAGACCATACATTCTCTGCCTGCGCAGAAAGAGAGCCTACAGGCAGAGAGTGAAAGTGCCTTTATGGCGGTTACGCACCTCCCCGGTTCCAGTTCAACTTAAGACCTGATATTATGAGGACGCTGGCACCGGTGTGGTCTGTGCAATCAGATGGAGGGTTCGAAGAACTCTTATTTTGGTAAGGTTGGCTGGTATTTTTCGAGTTTTGGCATACTGATTGATGATTTCTGCGATGGCATCTGATCTGCGTTTTGAGCAAGGAGAAGGCTTCCTGCTCTGGACTGCTATGCTGTGGCACTGACCCGTTCCAGAAAGAGGAAACGTCGCATATTGTAGATGATATTGGTCAGCCCGATCCTCATGGTGGCCCGTATGATACCGACAGTTCGGATGAATAGTCCGGTCTGTGATTTCTGATCTGCAAAGACATGCTCAACGCGTGATCAGATCACGGACTTGCCTGCATCGGATCGCTGAATATGACGGAGTCATGGGTTGGGGCGCGGCTTCTTCCTGGGAACCTTCGAGACGAAACCCTCTTTATCTATGAAGTCTTCATTGGCTTTTGAATGATACGATTTATAACCAAAGAATGGGATGGCCAGATATGTTGCGGGTATACTCCTGTCAGAAAAATTCTGCCCAAAAATATTTGCGCAAATCATGTATTATAATAACATAAAAAATATTTGTAATTTAAGATGCCTTTTTGTAACAAAAACACGTTAGATAATGTGCACATATGGAAACAAGTAAGGGTCTTACGTCATGTCATTACGAGTCAGATTTGATCCTGAGTATGTTGGAGAACAAATCGGACAATTATGTTTTGAAGAAAATCGTAATGTACAAGAATTAGATTTATACTTAGCTGGCGCAGCTTATGCTGTATGTTTGTCTTTAGGAAAAGAAAAGCCTTGGAAACAAAAAGATTTTGTTAATATTGGTTTATCTATTGTTCGTTCCGGAACTAAAAGATTTCTTGATCTTACAGAAAAAAACATATTGGTAAACTCGGTTCCACAAGAAAATGATATGAAGTATATGAAAAATTATGTGGGAAAATAAAAAGTTTATTTTCTGTATTTTGATTGTTTCGAATTTTTCTGACTCCGATGCTTTTGCCAAAACTGTTAAAGATATCGTTGTAGGGAAAGTTATTATCCACCCTTTTGCACAAGATCAACTCGAGGTGGGTAGTAATATACATGGCAATCAGCACTCTTCTCCATCTGCTAGTGGCCCTCATATCCGTAACGGGGTAAGAATTAATATAGCTAATCAGGTCAAGATCGGTGCCATTTGGGACTTTGGGGCGGCTCCCGGTGGACAAATGCGTCTATTCGAAGGTGCTGCCAGCTATACTGGTTTGAAACATTTTCAATTTTCTGTCGGAGTGTTCAATCCGAGTTTTGGACTGTCATCAATGCAGTCCAGAGGTGATAGCATTTTTCCTGAACGGGCAAGCGTTGCAACAATTACCCGTGGACTTGCCGCCGGTGCAAATCGTCAGGCAGTGCAAGCGTTATTTTACGGAAATTACTATCATTTAGCCATTTCTGGAACGGCTGGGACAGCTGGCCCGGGAAAAGACGGTAATCAAAGAGCAATTGTTTTTAGATCTGTGATTCTACCGATACATACCCAAGAATTCCTTATGCATGTAGGTATATCAGGTGAGTGGGTTTTTCGACCGTCTCATAAAAATTCTATGGAAGAAGGTGTATCATTTTCAGATACACCTGAAAACGACGATGGATTAAATGATAAATATATAAAGACAGGTAATATTCCAGCAAAGAGCTCTGGTGCTTTTGGTTTAGAGGGAGCTGTTGCATGGAAGAAACTATTAATAAGTAGCGAATACTATAATTTAATTGTTAATGAAAATAAAAACTCTAGAATAAACCGTCAAAATTTTTATGGATGGTATATTACTGCGGCATATACATTGGTTGGAAAGCCGCGAGCATGGAAACCCACATCTGCAAGTTTTGCTTCTCCATCATGTGATCAGAAAGTCTCTACCCTCTGCCATGCCATGGGAGTCATAGAACTGGCGACAAGGTTTTCTCAAATGGATTTAGAAAATAGTGATGTATCTGGGGGCAAGCAAAATATATGGAGCGTAAATATAAATTGGTATCCCTTGGATATCATACGAATTTCTTTGGATTATTCACACACAAAATATTACGAAAAAGAAAATTATCATAATTTTGATAGTATTTTATCAATGTTCCAAGTGTATTTTTAATTAAACTTAAGTATTTGTTGTGTAAATGGTTATAGGGGGCAGGTAGTGAAGCTGGAGGGTTCGAAAAACTCTCTGGTTTTAGGTCTCTCTCTGTGATTCCCTCTTTTGTGTGATGATTGGGGGGATGGCTCATGAAACAGTCTGGTTTTTTTGATGTTGAAGAGCGGCTTGCTCGGTTGAGTGGGCTTGGTGACCAACTTGAAGCATTTTCCCGGACTGTGGATTTTGAGGCGTTCCGCCCTGATCTGGAGCAGGCTCTGGCCTATTCAGACAGGAGCAAAGGCGGCCGTCCGCCGTTTGATCCGGTGCTGATGTTCAAAATCCTAGTCATCCAGACGTTGAACAATTTGTCTGATGAACGGACAGAGTATCTGATCAATGACCGTCTCTCTTTCATGCGCTTTCTTGGTCTGGGGCTTTCGGACCGCGTTCCGGATGCCAAAACGATCTGGTTATTTCGTGAGCGTCTGACCGAGGCAGGCGCCATCCAGCAGTTGTTCGAGCGCTTTGACGCCACCCTGCGTAACGCTGGGTATCTGCCGATGTCCGGCCAGATCCTGGATGCCACGCTGGTGGCAGCGCCAAAGCAGCGCAATACCAACGGGGAGAAAGAGGATCTTCGTGAAGGGCGGATCCCACAGGACTGGCAGGACAAGCCGGCAAAGCTGTCCCACAAGGACAGGCACGCCCGCTGGACGCTGAAGTTCACGAAGGCAAAGCGGCAGGAGGACGGGACGCTCCCGGCCACGGACCTCGCCATTCCGTTCTTTGGTTACAAATCACATGTTTCTATCGATCGAAAGTTTCGACGCGGAAATCTCACAGAAGGGTTGTACATCGGGTTAGATTATGAAAAAGTCTGTTTTGCACAAAAGAAATTTCCATAATCATCAAGAAAACCCGATGCAGACAGAGTGTAGCGCAGGCGCGTATGAGTTTCCAGCCTCCTGTGGACGGCGTGTTGTGGCCCGTTTTGACGGGGGTCGCATGAGTTCGGATGGGGGCGTCATTCTGGTGAAGCAGGCTGATGACATTCTGGGTCTCAGCCGCCGCTTTGCTGCCTGTTTTCGCGATAAGCGGCATCCTGCCTTTGTGGAATACCGGGTTGAAGTGAATTGCCCCGGGTTTTGTGGAGACAGAAAGACCCGTGAGGTAAGAAGAATTCATGAGCAATAAATCGAAGCGTTTTCCGCCTGAGTTTCGTGACCGTGCAGCCCGCATGGTTCTGGAGGAAGAGAAGAACCATCCTTCGCGGTGGTCTGCAGTGATGATGATAGCGCCAAAGCTGGATATTCATCCTGACACGCTGTCAAAATGGACCCGTCTGCATGAACGTGCCAATGCGCCTGCGGTGAGTGACCTGCCTGATCGAGAGAAGATCAGGCAACTGGAGCGAGAGAACCGCGAATTGCGGCAGGCCAATGAAATCCTGCGTAAGGCGTCGGCATATTTTGCCCAGGCGGAGCTCGACCGCATCTTCAAGCCATGACACGCTTCATTGAGGAGCACCGGCAGACATATGGTGTCGGGTCAATCTGCAGGGTTCTGTCGATTGCACCATCTGCCTATTATGCAACTGTTGCCAGACAGAAAAATCCGTGTGTGCGCAGCCAGAAAGACAAAGAACTGTGCGATGACATCCGTAGAGTGTGGAATAATAATTTCTGCGTCTATGGAGCGCGCAAGGTCTGGCATCAGCTCAGACGTGAAGGCGTGGATGTCGCCCGCTGCACGGTAGAGCGGCTGATGCGCCGGATGGGGCTGAAAGGCGTCATTCGTGGCAAGGGGGTCAGAACCACACGGCCTGATCCGCAACGTCCGTGTCCGCAGGATCTGGTGCAGCGCCAGTTTCATGCTCCTGCCCCCAACAGACTGTGGGTTTCGGATTTCACGTATGTTTCCACTTGGCAGGGCTTTGTTTATGTGGCCTTCATCATTGACGTCTTTGCACGGGTTATTGTGGGTTGGCGTGTCTCCTCAACGGCTCATACCGACTTCGTACTGGATGCCCTTGAGCAGGCTCTGTGCCAGAGGCAGCCTGAGGGAAAAGTGACCCACCATTCCGACCGCGGCTGTCAATATGTGTCCATTCGCTACACGCAAAGACTGGCTGAAGCGGGGCTCGTTGCTTCTGTCGGCAGTGTTGGGGATTCCTATGATAACGCCTTGGCAGAGACCATTAACGGACTTTACAAAACCGAACTCATCTATCGGCAGGGGCCATGGAAAAACAGGGAAGCTGTTGAACTGGCAACACTTAAATGGGTCGACTGGTTCAATAATCGGCGGCTCCTGTCCTCCATTGGAAACATCCCGCCAGCAGAAGCTGAGGCACGCTTTTATGCACAACAGAAATCACATGCATTAGCCGCTTAAATCAGATAAAAAACGTCTCCACAAAACCCGGGGCAATTCACTCTAGAGAATCTGCAAAATATCTATCATTACACATTAAGTATTTATTATTTACTTAGGTTATATTCTGTTTCATCTTTGAATGCATCAGTGTAAAGACAGTAATTGATGATCCTAATGCGAAAATTGATGCCACAAGAAGTGCTACGGCAAAACCATAAGAGAAAGCATGATGTGCATGCTGAATGGCGATTTCTTGATTGGAACCCTCTAAACCGGAAATAGCACTGGGTAGATCACCGGCAACGATGGCATCGGCGAAGTCTGATGGATGATGGCAACCAGTGCCACATCCAAAGGCGGCAACCCATTTCCTTACCATTGTTGCGAGTATGCCGCTAAGCATGGCAAAACCAAGCAAAATCCCGGAAAATCGTGAAGTCGTACTGATCCCTGACGCCATGCCAGATCGTTCTTTTGGCACAACACTCATGATAGCTTTTTGTGTTTCCCCATTGAGAAGGCCGCCCCCACTTCCAATGACGACCATGCCAGCCATAACAATGATCCATGATCCGACATATGCTCCCCATGCTGTTATTCCATTGCCAATGGCGACGCATGACAGACCACCGGCTAGAATACCGCTCGAAGAGATATGGCGTTCCAGAAGACGTCCAATATGTGGGAAAATCAACATTGCCAGGGCAAAAGGCAACATGGCGAAGCCGGCCTGAAGTGCTGAGCGGCCTAAGCCGTTTTGGAGAAATAGCGGAAGCATTGAGGCCATAACCTGAGCGGATGCTGCATAAGCAAACATCGCCCAGACAGCTCCCAGAAAACGGGGATTGGAGAATAGGCCAAGATCTAACATCGGACGTGATTGGGCACGTTCAGATGCTATGAAAATGCCTAAGGAGATACTTCCTCCAATAAAACCATTCAGGGCGTTCCATGAGGTCCAACCGCTTGCCTGACCGTTAATCATTCCCCACGTCAGACCGAACATGAATGCAGCGAAAAATATAATCCCGACCGGGTCCAGTCTTCGGGCATCAGTATCACGTGATTCTTTGACCAGAATAAAGACTGCGCCAGCAAGTAGGACGCAGATTGGAATATTGATATAAAACGCCCACCGCCAACCGAGCGCATAGGCAATAATACCACCAATAATAGGAGCAAGAACCATGGTAAGGCCCATGATACTTCCCCAAATGGCCCATGCGCGGTTCCGTTCATCTGGATTATGAAACGTATGTCCGATGATCGCTAAAGCAGGTGCTAACAAAAATGCAGCACTTACGCCCTGTAAAGCACGGGCCAGATATAGTGCTGTGGCAGATGGGGCGGCTCCGCAAAACAACGAGGTAAGGGCAAATGTCGTAATTCCAATCAGATAGATGCGACGGCGTCCATACCGATCTGCAATGGCTCCAGCGGGCAACAGGAGAGATGCGAAGCACAGAACATATGTGCTGATAACCCATTCAATATCCGCGAAACTTGCACGAAACTCGCGAGCAATGGTTGGCAGGATGATTGCCACCACATTGGTATCAAGCACAGTCAAGGCACAGCCAGTTGAAGCCGCCAGAAGGACAAATAACGGATTGGTTACGCGCGAGGATGTCATCGAGGTCCCCATCGCTTCACGATAGCATTAGAAGTTCCGATAATCAGTTCATCATGATTGGCTTGAAAGAGTTGTGTCATGGCGATGTTCCGTTGCAGAGCGCATTAGTCTGTAACGCTAGGTCATGCCTTGGTTCTCGTCATTGGTGGTTATTTTCGTTATTATTAGGTTTTGCCTAATAATGCGGGGAGGGGGATAGAGGAATGGAACTGAGACATCTCCGCTATTTTGTGGTCTTGGCGGAAGAACTTCATTTTACACGGGCGGCAGAACGGCTGAATATTTCCCCGCCCACTCTGACTGTGCAGATACAGGAAATTGAGCGCACATTATCAGCTCAACTTCTCAACCGAACAAAGCGTTCTGTGACGCTTACATCTGCGGGAGAGGTTTTCCTTTCCGAAGCACGGCGCGTGCTCAAACAATTTGCAACAGCGGAGAACGCCGGTCGTCGTGCTGGGCGCGGTGAATTGGGTCGGATAGAGATTGGTTATGTTGCGTCAGCTGCTTATACGGGGATACTGCAAGACCAGATGAACCAATTTACGCAGAATTATCCAGACGTGCTTTTAAAAGTACGTGAATTCCCCATGGATAAACTGCCTCAGTTGGTTGCGGACGGTGACGTAGATATCGGTTTTGTAAGGCTGCCTATGGCGATGCCACAGCTATTGAGTCACCATGTATTGATCCGCGATCACTTTTGCCTGGCACTTTCCGTGATTCCTGGTGTCGAAGAAAAGTCGGAAGGCCCGGTTACGCCGCACGAAATTGCCAACGCATCTTTTATATTGCCCGAGCAGGCTTTCGGCACATTTCAGGTCGCAAGTCGAGGTGGATTTACGCCCCGTATTGTTTCTACGCCAGGGAGCTTACTGGCTGTGTTGACACAGGTCTCAATTGGCAATGGTATTTCGGTTATTCCCAGTGCTTTACGAAGTGTCGTCAATTTGCCGGGCGTTGTTTTCCGCGATATTGTGGGAGAACCAATCGTTTCAGAAATTGCCGCCATTTTTCGCTCAGATGAGGTTGCACCAGCCGTACGTCATCTGATTTCTCAGATTCAAACAACAATAGCCTGAAGATTATCGGGATTTGGCATCCAGCCACGCACTGACTTTGTCGACGACATCATTTTCAATGCCAAAATACCCATGAGGTGTTAAGGAGCCACAATTCTTTTTTGATTTTGTTATTCCACCAGAAACCATGAACACGCGCACTTCAGGGCTTGCTGTCATGCCGGAAGCAATCTGTTGGGCGGCTTGAGGCGGTGCGACATCGCATCGATCATCTTGGTTGGCCACAATAAGAACAGGTACTGTCACTTTTTGCGGGGTTGCACTAAAAACAGTTTCCTTGCTGCCTCCCATGACTGATACAGATTCACTGAGCACGACACCTGCAATAGTTCCTGAAGCTGCATGCGCGGTACCGTTTACGGCAGCGATTGCGCCTTGGCTGGTTCCAAAAAGAAACACAGGCACTATTGCCTCTTCATGTGCAAAAGCAATGATACTTTGGATCAGTCCTGCATAGGTCGCGGAACTGCGCTGTCCTCTTAGATTAATATGATTGATTGTATCTGGAATAATGACTGCGTAGCCTTGTCTGTTCCATAGCCGGCGTGTTCTGACAACAAAGTTATGATCGTGTCGGATTACGCCATTTTTCCCAAGGCCAATATCACCAGAACCGCCAGGAAACATGATGATTGTTCCTCGGTGGGTTGCCGGGATGCAAAAGAGCACTCTTACGTAACCACCTCCTTTAAAAGGTATGCTGTAAACCTGTTCATTTATATCAGAACGTATGGTGCTGACAGAGTGTGACTGCTCAGGACGAGCATAAGCTGTCGTGCAAGGTATTATTAAAAAAATAATTGATACTAAAAAGACATATAAATATTCAAGCATTGCTCAGCCACAACGGAATAAGTTTCTTCATTTTTCTTACTTGTTCTAAAACAGATTTGCCACAAGGCAATAAAGTCTGAACTTGCGTGTTGTGCACAATGCTATGAGTTAAATCGTAGTAATGTGGAGACAATTGTTCTCACAGATAAGCGGCTGCGCTATGCATTGCATGGATTGTATGGGATGTAGTGCAATACAATCTTGTCGAATATATGGAAGCCGCCACGCATGTCAGCCTATCCTTATCTGGCTCACTGGAAAGAAGAAATCAGTCAAAGCCCGAATGCCATTTACCTGACACTTGCTGATGCCTTGGCTCTTTCCATCCGGAGAGGTGATTTGCGGGAAGGGGATAAACTTCCCCCGCAAAGAACGATTGCAGATTATCTTGGTACCAACCTGACAACTGTAACGCGTGCATTTACCGAGGCAAGGCGTCGTGGTCTCATTGATGCAACCGTAGGGCGGGGAACCTTTGTGCGCGTCGGTGCCGGTGAAAGCCATTGGCGCCATACCGGACCTGCGGTGGTTGATCTTACCATGAATCTGCCGCCTATTCCTCAGGATCCACCGCTCCAGCGTATTATTCAGAGTGATATCTCCGCTATCTTGAAGCAGCAGGATTTGAATAGTCTCATGTCCTACAGGGTAACTGGGGGCACTATTGAGGAGCGTCAGCTTGGCGCAAAATGGATAGCACCTGTTATCGGTCATCGGCGCATAGAAGAAGTTCTGGTTTCTCCCGGTGCGCAAAGCGCATTAGCAGCAATTGTCAGCACGCATACCCAACCAGGAGACGTGATTGTAACGGACCGTATTGCCTACCCAGGGATCCGAACCATTGCAGCGCAATTTGATCTTATTCTGGTTGGTGTAGACAGTGATGCTGAAGGCATGATGCCAGATCAGCTAGACCGAGTGTGTTCGCAACATCATCCACGACTACTCTACTGTATTCCCACCATTCATAATCCCACCACAGCGACAATGTCACTGCAAAGGCGCAAGGATATTCTCGCAGTGGCGCAGCGTCATCATTTGCACATTGCCGAAGACGATCCTTACAGCCTGTTGATGGATGAGCCACTGCCAGCGTTGGCAGCTCTGGATCATAGTCGGGTCAGTTATATTGCTACGCTTGCCAAAACATTGAGCCCAGGCCTGCGCACAGCCTACGTCGCCTTGCCGAATGCAGATATGACCCGGCGTGTGACAGCTGCCATTCGGGCGATCGCTCTGACAAATGCAGGTTTATTGAGCGCGCTTACTGCGCGGTGGATGCAAACGGGGCAAGCGGAAACGATTCTTCATGCCATCCGCAAAGAACTTCGCCTGCGGCAATCCATTGCGCGAAAGGTTTTAGGGGAAGGACACTGTTTAGGGGAAGGACACTGCATGAATCCGAACGGTCCACATGTCTGGCTGAAATTGCCTGATTGGTGGGGCAGTGCGGACTTTGTCGCTTATGCACGCCGACGTGGTCTTGCTCTGGTCCCCAGCACAGTTTTTACAATTAGTGGTGAGCCACCACAGCGCGCGCGCATCGCGCTTGGCAGCGCACCAGATGCAGCAAGTCTTGAAGAATCTTTAAATGGTGTGGTGTCCGTTCTTCAGCATAAGCGTTCTCCCGGTTTCGCCGATATTGTATGACATGGTTTTGGGTTTGGGACTCAACGGACTCATTTGATTTCGTTGAGTCTCGCCTGAATGTCCGAAAAACAAAAAAGTGCATCATTCACGAATGCGTGATTAAAAAATGACGATAAAACATATAGTTATGCGCGTCATTTGGAATTGTATGTCTTGAATATTATTTTTGTATGTTTCTGTATGCCTTTGTAAGACAATAAACTGTTAAACTTGTTTTATTTGTACTTATTTCTAAGTACATACAATATTTTGTCATTTGGTTATCCCGTGTCACGTTCACTTCGGCACAGCGGTCAGTTCCGGTTTCTGGCTGGAGATCGCATCACACGGGAGAGATATCATGCCAAAAGTCGAACATGCACCATATCAGGATGGTGATTGCTTCGTTAATTATGAAAACAAGGTTTTTGAAGACGTCAAAGCCAAACCAGGCGAAAAAGCTCTTATTACTTTTCATACCGTCGCCAATGAAGGTTCGGTTGGGTTTGTAAATCTGCTTCAGGCCACACGTCTAATCCGCAAAGGCTTTGAAACATCCGTTCTGCTGTACGGACCAGGTGTTACTCTTGGCGTGCAGCGCGGTTTCCCACGTCTGGGTGATGAAGCCTTTCCAGGGCACATGAACTGCAACAAGCAGATTGCAAAAATTATTGAAGAGGGCGGCAAAGTCTATGCCTGCCGTTTCGCGCTTCAGGCGCTCTACGGATACGGTGAGCAGAACCTGATCCCAGGCATCACGCCGATCAATCCGCAAGATGTGCTCGACATTATCCTCCTTGCGCGTCGTGACAACGCTTTCATCCTCAATACCTGGACTCTCTAAAGGCCAAAGGAAGGACCGCAAGCCATGTCACGTATCGTTCGCGCTGCTGCCATCCAGATCAGTCCCGTCCTCGGCGATGACGGTTTGGGGACAGCCCGGAAAGTCTGTCAGGCCATCCGTGAAGCCGCCGAAAAAGGTGTGAAGCTGGCGGTCTTTCCTGAAACCTTCGTGCCCTATTACCCCTATTTCTCGTTCATCCAGCCAGCTTTCCGTTTCGGCGGCGAACATCTGGAACTTTATGAACGCGCCGTCATCATTCCTGGTCCGGTGACGGACATGGTGGCCGAAACCGCACGTGATACCGGCATGGTCGTCGTGCTGGGCGTGAATGAGCGGGATTTTGGCACACTCTATAACACGCAGATCGTCTTCGACGCGACAGGTGAGATCCTTCTCAAACGTCGCAAGATCACCCCAACTTATCATGAGCGCATGATCTGGGGGCAGGGTGACGGGTCAGGGCTCAAAGTGGTGGAAAGTGCCGCTGGCCGCATCGGGGCATTGGCTTGCTGGGAGCATTACAATCCCTTGGCGCGCTACGCGCTGATGACCCAACATGAAGAAATCCACTGCGCCCAGTTTCCCGGTTCACTGGTGGGGCAGATCTTCGCCGATCAGATGGAAGTCACCATCCGTCATCACGCTCTGGAATCCGGCTGTTTCGTTGTG
Coding sequences within:
- a CDS encoding LysR substrate-binding domain-containing protein; the protein is MELRHLRYFVVLAEELHFTRAAERLNISPPTLTVQIQEIERTLSAQLLNRTKRSVTLTSAGEVFLSEARRVLKQFATAENAGRRAGRGELGRIEIGYVASAAYTGILQDQMNQFTQNYPDVLLKVREFPMDKLPQLVADGDVDIGFVRLPMAMPQLLSHHVLIRDHFCLALSVIPGVEEKSEGPVTPHEIANASFILPEQAFGTFQVASRGGFTPRIVSTPGSLLAVLTQVSIGNGISVIPSALRSVVNLPGVVFRDIVGEPIVSEIAAIFRSDEVAPAVRHLISQIQTTIA
- a CDS encoding OprO/OprP family phosphate-selective porin; the protein is MWENKKFIFCILIVSNFSDSDAFAKTVKDIVVGKVIIHPFAQDQLEVGSNIHGNQHSSPSASGPHIRNGVRINIANQVKIGAIWDFGAAPGGQMRLFEGAASYTGLKHFQFSVGVFNPSFGLSSMQSRGDSIFPERASVATITRGLAAGANRQAVQALFYGNYYHLAISGTAGTAGPGKDGNQRAIVFRSVILPIHTQEFLMHVGISGEWVFRPSHKNSMEEGVSFSDTPENDDGLNDKYIKTGNIPAKSSGAFGLEGAVAWKKLLISSEYYNLIVNENKNSRINRQNFYGWYITAAYTLVGKPRAWKPTSASFASPSCDQKVSTLCHAMGVIELATRFSQMDLENSDVSGGKQNIWSVNINWYPLDIIRISLDYSHTKYYEKENYHNFDSILSMFQVYF
- a CDS encoding IS3 family transposase (programmed frameshift), which codes for MSNKSKRFPPEFRDRAARMVLEEEKNHPSRWSAVMMIAPKLDIHPDTLSKWTRLHERANAPAVSDLPDREKIRQLERENRELRQANEILRKASAYFCPGGARPHLQAMTRFIEEHRQTYGVGSICRVLSIAPSAYYATVARQKNPCVRSQKDKELCDDIRRVWNNNFCVYGARKVWHQLRREGVDVARCTVERLMRRMGLKGVIRGKGVRTTRPDPQRPCPQDLVQRQFHAPAPNRLWVSDFTYVSTWQGFVYVAFIIDVFARVIVGWRVSSTAHTDFVLDALEQALCQRQPEGKVTHHSDRGCQYVSIRYTQRLAEAGLVASVGSVGDSYDNALAETINGLYKTELIYRQGPWKNREAVELATLKWVDWFNNRRLLSSIGNIPPAEAEARFYAQQKSHALAA
- a CDS encoding alpha/beta hydrolase, with the protein product MFPGGSGDIGLGKNGVIRHDHNFVVRTRRLWNRQGYAVIIPDTINHINLRGQRSSATYAGLIQSIIAFAHEEAIVPVFLFGTSQGAIAAVNGTAHAASGTIAGVVLSESVSVMGGSKETVFSATPQKVTVPVLIVANQDDRCDVAPPQAAQQIASGMTASPEVRVFMVSGGITKSKKNCGSLTPHGYFGIENDVVDKVSAWLDAKSR
- a CDS encoding TonB-dependent receptor gives rise to the protein MITLINPRRVPTWAWVIAAVYAAPTISAAQAQTTAAQGSARQSNTASGSSVVTLPRLDISTDEEEETSLSDAPLTASSPDASSQRMSRLSSPDVSSLFRNQPGFSSYGGGRLANLPVLNGMADDRVATIVDGVRISPACPNHMNPALSYIDPDSVQTATSIAGLTPVSSGGDSLGGTIDVERADPRFARKGKILVTGRVRGTYRSNGGAYGASGSVTVANHLLSIRYTGSYDQSGNYRGGAGMGTVHSTNYLTYNHAVTVGLHKGNHLVAITVGQQDTPREGFANQYMDMTNNRSTFVNGKYTGSFDWGTFEARGYWQRITHAMDMLADKGGHSATTGMPMNNDSRLAGYSLKATIPLGRFHTLKLGSGFDHVGLNDWWPPLQGSMMMGPDTYHNINNGHRDRLGHYAEWEAHWTPRVSTLLGFRNDLIMMNTGNVAPYSWTGMMNMTDAMAARAFNARNRERTDVNFDVTAMARWKVTDSFTLEGGYARKSRAPNLYERYAWGRGTMSSSMIGWFGDGNGYVGNVDLKSEIANTASVTLDWHDPTAANRWGLTVQPYYSYVRNYINVVQLSTFSNGHHLLQFANHNAQTYGINASGHYTLWDTAQYGKGEVTGVLNWVRGQDEVTHSGLYHMMPLNGTVAVHETVGHWTGRVEMNFVKPKDTVDWLRGEPRTAGYALLNLGGSYTWKMLTLDAGIDNVLNQPYYLPLGGLSLGDTRYIGTTRALPGMGRSFNISLSATF
- a CDS encoding MFS transporter, which produces MTSSRVTNPLFVLLAASTGCALTVLDTNVVAIILPTIAREFRASFADIEWVISTYVLCFASLLLPAGAIADRYGRRRIYLIGITTFALTSLFCGAAPSATALYLARALQGVSAAFLLAPALAIIGHTFHNPDERNRAWAIWGSIMGLTMVLAPIIGGIIAYALGWRWAFYINIPICVLLAGAVFILVKESRDTDARRLDPVGIIFFAAFMFGLTWGMINGQASGWTSWNALNGFIGGSISLGIFIASERAQSRPMLDLGLFSNPRFLGAVWAMFAYAASAQVMASMLPLFLQNGLGRSALQAGFAMLPFALAMLIFPHIGRLLERHISSSGILAGGLSCVAIGNGITAWGAYVGSWIIVMAGMVVIGSGGGLLNGETQKAIMSVVPKERSGMASGISTTSRFSGILLGFAMLSGILATMVRKWVAAFGCGTGCHHPSDFADAIVAGDLPSAISGLEGSNQEIAIQHAHHAFSYGFAVALLVASIFALGSSITVFTLMHSKMKQNIT